A window from Citrus sinensis cultivar Valencia sweet orange chromosome 3, DVS_A1.0, whole genome shotgun sequence encodes these proteins:
- the LOC107176698 gene encoding uncharacterized protein LOC107176698, with the protein MEDAVIGALTRKRSRPPTTDRDQDKDAPAAKRKNIVQQVPPLQALPPASAKVGESSRAATDPASSSPPVVPRSRLPDSRPEHLVPYLNELSKLVSKKDLEGFDGCTLGELVGAMQYNAFHLSCMATYYKAKVGRYDRKMKEDIQSATTRADVAEKKAGELNVENLKLIEQESLAQAKAITLEEELTKVKEDLQGQRAMYEAQLESLRDSHRAHVENLEREADNQYDQGLRHSYRCIMAVLGKQHPDLKMDDLAAGVAQHMDEEAAKEDAEGLEPIVIEEGNSPPRAVPADVGEASTPPDATGDTPPAPEEVQPTDAARLTDPPSF; encoded by the coding sequence ATGGAGGACGCAGTGATTGGAGCTCTGACCAGGAAACGCTCTCGGCCTCCAACAACCGATAGGGACCAGGACAAAGATGCTCCCGCTGCGAAGCGAAAGAACATCGTGCAGCAGGTTCCTCCCTTGCAGGCTCTCCCTCCTGCCTCTGCTAAAGTCGGGGAATCCAGTAGAGCGGCCACTGATCCTGCTTCCTCTTCTCCACCTGTTGTGCCTCGGTCTCGCTTACCCGACAGCCGACCAGAACACTTGGTTCCCTATCTCAATGAGTTGTCTAAACTCGTGAGCAAGAAGGACCTGGAGGGCTTTGACGGTTGTACCCTGGGCGAGCTGGTGGGAGCCATGCAGTACAATGCTTTCCATCTCAGCTGCATGGCCACCTACTATAAGGCCAAGGTTGGCCGTTACGacaggaagatgaaggaggacaTTCAATCGGCGACGACCAGAGCTGACGTTGCCGAGAAAAAGGCGGGGGAGCTAAACGTTGAGAACCTCAAGCTGATAGAGCAAGAGTCccttgctcaagcaaaagccattacCCTCGAGGAGGAGCTGACCAAGGTTAAGGAGGATCTCCAAGGGCAGAGGGCTATGTATgaggctcagctcgaatctctCCGCGATTCCCACCGAGCTCATGTAgagaacttggagagggaggccgacaaccagtacgaccagggacttcggCATTCGTATCGTTGTATCATGGCCGTCCTCGGGAAGCAACACCCTgatctgaagatggatgaccttgcagctggtgtTGCTCAACATATGGACGAGGAGGCGGCCAAGGAAGATGCCGAGGGGTTAGAGCCGATCGTGATTGAGGAGGGTaactctcctcctcgtgcaGTCCCTGCTGATGTTGGCGAGGCGAGCACCCCCCCGGACGCAACTGGTGATACCCCTCCCGCACCCGAGGAGGTCCAGCCAACCGATGCTGCTCGGCTCACTGATCCACCatctttttga
- the LOC127901206 gene encoding uncharacterized protein LOC127901206, which produces MKPQLLVEASKVTDAVQFYKTAFDAVEINSKNMGIGCVLCLEIGDVEAALAKVVSAGIVDEGKLAKGNSAYCCGRLGAWKRSRIHVVSHGSFALRSRRTLTWKLESGLI; this is translated from the exons ATGAAGCCGCAGTTGCTTGTGGAAGCATCGAAGGTTACTGACGCTGTTCAGTTCTACAAGACAGCGTTTGATGCTGTGGAGATCAACT CTAAGAATATGGGAATCGGATGCGTCCTCTGCTTGGAGATTGGTGATGTTGAGGCTGCCCTCGCCAAGGTTGTGAGTGCtggaattgttgatgaggGTAAGCTTGCTAAAGGCAACAGCGCGTATTGTTGTGGGCGGCTGGGCGCGTGGAAAAGGTCAAGGATCCATGTGGTTTCACATGGCTCATTTGCTCTCCGGTCAAGAAGGACACTGACGTGGAAGCTTGAGAGTGGCCTGATCTGA
- the LOC102618426 gene encoding probable methyltransferase PMT18 translates to MAKEYSGSPKPHQLESKRKRLTWVLGVSGLCILFYVLGAWQTTTTPINQSEVYTTRVSCNINAPQAGDGELNPSSLSSSAALDFESHHQIEINSTVSLHEFPPCDMSYSDYTPCQDPVRSRKFDREMAKYRERHCPKSEELLRCLIPAPPKYKTPFKWPQSRDYAWYDNIPHKELSIEKAGQNWIQVEGHRFRFPGGGTTFPNGADAYIDNINELIPLTGGNIRTAVDTGCGVASWGAYLLKRDILTMSFAPRDTHEAQVQFALERGVPAMIGVISSKRLPYPARAFDMAHCSRCLIPWYMYDGLYLLEVDRVLRPGGYWILSGPPIHWKKYWRGWERTKEDLKQEQDTIEDIAKRLCWKKLIEKNDLAIWQKPINHIDCNKSKVVYKTPQICGPDNPDTAWYKDMEACITPLPEVSSSDEVAGGALEKWPERAFSVPPRISSGSLSGITAEKLREDNELWKDRMTYYKKIDGLFHKGRYRNVMDMNAYLGGFAAAMSKYPVWVMNVVPFHSNPDTLGAIYERGLIGTYQDWCEAFSTYPRTYDLIHASGVFSIYQDRCDITNILLEIDRILRPEGTVIFRDTVEMLLKIRSITEGMRWKSQIMDHESGPFNPEKILFAAKTYWTGASK, encoded by the exons ATGGCTAAGGAGTACAGTGGATCACCGAAGCCTCACCAGCTGGAATCAAAGAGAAAACGTCTCACATGGGTCTTAGGTGTGAGTGGCCTCTGCATACTGTTTTATGTTTTGGGAGCTTGGCAGACAACCACTACTCCTATCAATCAATCTGAAGTGTACACTACTAGAGTGAGTTGTAATATCAATGCCCCTCAAGCCGGGGATGGCGAACTGAATCCGTCATCACTTTCATCATCAGCTGCCCTAGACTTTGAGAGCCATCATCAAATTGAAATCAACAGTACTGTTTCATTGCATGAGTTCCCACCTTGTGACATGTCGTACAGTGATTACACACCTTGCCAAGATCCAGTGAGATCAAGGAAATTTGATAGAGAAATGGCGAAATACAGGGAGCGGCATTGCCCTAAATCAGAAGAGCTCCTACGTTGCCTAATACCAGCAccaccaaaatataaaacccCTTTCAAATGGCCTCAGAGCCGAGACTATGCCTGGTATGACAATATCCCCCATAAGGAGCTCAGCATAGAGAAAGCCGGCCAGAATTGGATTCAAGTGGAAGGTCACCGTTTCAGATTCCCTGGTGGAGGTACCACCTTCCCTAATGGAGCTGATGCTTATATTGACAACATTAATGAGCTAATTCCTCTTACTGGTGGAAACATCAGAACTGCAGTTGATACAGGCTGTGGT gttGCAAGTTGGGGAGCATACCTTCTGAAGAGGGATATCCTGACAATGTCTTTTGCCCCAAGGGATACACATGAAGCACAAGTACAATTTGCACTCGAACGGGGAGTTCCTGCTATGATTGGCGTCATCTCTTCTAAGCGGCTTCCTTACCCAGCTAGGGCTTTTGATATGGCTCACTGCTCTCGTTGCTTAATACCTTGGTATATGTACG ATGGATTGTATCTACTCGAGGTGGACAGAGTTTTGAGGCCTGGTGGTTATTGGATTCTCTCGGGACCTCCTATCCACTGGAAAAAATACTGGAGAGGCTGGGAAAGAACCAAAGAAGATTTgaaacaagaacaagacaCTATTGAAGATATTGCCAAGCGCCTCTGCTGGAAGAAACTGATAGAAAAGAATGATCTAGCTATTTGGCAGAAGCCCATCAACCATATTGACTGCAATAAGAGCAAAGTTGTTTATAAAACCCCCCAAATATGCGGACCAGACAATCCAGATACTGCTTG gtacaaAGATATGGAAGCTTGCATAACACCACTCCCAGAAGTAAGCAGCTCAGATGAAGTTGCTGGTGGTGCATTGGAGAAATGGCCCGAGCGGGCGTTTTCGGTCCCTCCCAGAATTAGTAGTGGTTCATTATCAGGCATCACAGCTGAAAAGCTCCGAGAGGATAATGAACTATGGAAGGACAGGATGACATATTACAAAAAGATTGATGGTCTCTTCCACAAAGGACGATACAGGAATGTAATGGACATGAATGCTTATCTTGGGGGATTTGCTGCTGCGATGTCAAAATATCCAGTGTGGGTTATGAATGTGGTTCCTTTTCATTCAAATCCAGACACCTTGGGCGCAATATATGAACGGGGTCTCATTGGGACATATCAAGATTGGTGTGAGGCATTTTCGACATATCCACGAACGTATGATCTTATACATGCTAGTGGTGTGTTCAGCATATACCAGGACAG GTGTGACATTACCAACATTCTTTTGGAGATAGATAGAATTCTGAGGCCGGAAGGGACAGTTATATTTAGGGATACAGTAGAGATGCTTCTGAAGATTAGGAGTATAACAGAAGGAATGAGATGGAAGAGCCAGATTATGGATCATGAGAGTGGACCGTTTAATCCTgagaaaattctttttgctgCCAAAACGTACTGGACAGGTGCATCTAAATAG